The following coding sequences lie in one Sedimentibacter sp. MB35-C1 genomic window:
- a CDS encoding DAK2 domain-containing protein — translation MIVKFIDNVAFKKMLLGAAANLENNKAIVDSLNVFPVPDGDTGTNMNLTVQSAMREINTLQESTISHMADAAANGSLMGARGNSGVILSQLFRGMAKGLKGSGKIDCKVIADSFKFASDTAYKAVMRPVEGTILTVARETAEKAMETYTEFEDASLFLESLIEQAKSTLDRTPEMLKVLKQADVVDAGGKGLVFLLEGALAALKGVEIKQERVEHQVVETEKEIAGFSSENEIIFAYCTEFFIKNPTKSAEEFLTKIYDKGDSIVCVGDEKLIKTHIHTNNPGHILAIAVKYGELIKIKIDNMKEQFRERIKNSNKKNQERKKYGFVSIGMGEGIQKVFSDLNVDMFLSGGQTMNPSTEDILDAAGSINADHIIILPNNGNIILAATQAKEISDKNLHIIPSKSIPQGITAMLAFNAESSPEENVSAMTEAVSEVKTGQVTYAVRDTVINDMEIKKDEIIAISDGSIVTHGENPENQTIELIKNMVDEDSFLITLFYGEDVDRKDAEGLKEKIEEIAEECDVEVIYGGQPLYYYIISVE, via the coding sequence ATGATAGTTAAGTTTATAGATAATGTTGCATTTAAGAAAATGCTTTTAGGAGCCGCTGCCAATTTAGAAAACAATAAGGCAATAGTGGACTCTCTAAATGTATTTCCTGTTCCCGACGGAGATACGGGCACAAACATGAATCTTACTGTGCAGTCTGCAATGAGGGAAATAAATACCCTCCAAGAAAGCACAATTTCACACATGGCTGATGCCGCTGCAAATGGTTCTCTAATGGGAGCGAGAGGAAATTCCGGTGTAATATTATCTCAGCTGTTCAGAGGTATGGCAAAAGGGCTGAAAGGTTCAGGAAAGATTGACTGCAAGGTGATTGCTGATTCCTTTAAGTTTGCTTCTGATACGGCGTACAAGGCAGTTATGAGACCTGTGGAAGGTACAATATTGACAGTTGCAAGAGAAACTGCAGAAAAGGCTATGGAAACATACACCGAATTTGAAGATGCTTCTTTATTTTTGGAAAGTCTTATTGAACAGGCTAAAAGCACACTTGACAGAACACCCGAGATGCTTAAGGTATTAAAGCAGGCAGATGTGGTAGATGCAGGCGGAAAAGGACTTGTTTTCTTGTTAGAAGGCGCGCTGGCTGCATTGAAAGGTGTTGAAATTAAGCAGGAAAGAGTAGAACATCAAGTTGTTGAAACAGAAAAAGAAATTGCCGGATTTTCCAGCGAAAATGAGATAATATTTGCATATTGTACAGAGTTTTTTATTAAAAATCCTACAAAAAGCGCAGAAGAATTTTTGACCAAAATTTATGATAAAGGTGATTCGATTGTTTGTGTAGGAGATGAAAAACTAATAAAAACACATATACATACAAACAACCCGGGCCATATACTTGCAATTGCGGTTAAATACGGGGAACTTATTAAAATCAAAATTGACAATATGAAGGAACAGTTCAGAGAAAGAATAAAAAATTCAAATAAAAAGAATCAAGAAAGAAAAAAATATGGATTTGTTTCCATAGGTATGGGTGAAGGTATACAGAAGGTGTTTTCTGACTTAAATGTGGATATGTTCCTGTCAGGCGGACAGACTATGAATCCAAGTACCGAGGATATTTTGGATGCAGCTGGAAGCATCAATGCTGATCACATAATTATTCTTCCGAACAACGGAAATATAATTTTGGCTGCCACCCAGGCAAAGGAAATATCTGATAAGAATCTTCACATTATTCCCAGCAAGAGCATACCGCAGGGAATTACGGCAATGCTTGCATTCAATGCGGAAAGCAGCCCTGAGGAAAATGTAAGTGCAATGACAGAGGCGGTTTCTGAAGTGAAAACCGGTCAGGTTACCTATGCTGTAAGAGATACCGTAATTAACGATATGGAAATTAAAAAAGACGAAATTATTGCAATAAGTGATGGCAGCATAGTTACGCATGGAGAAAATCCTGAAAACCAAACAATTGAGCTTATCAAAAATATGGTGGACGAAGACAGCTTCCTTATAACATTGTTCTACGGAGAAGATGTTGACAGAAAGGATGCTGAAGGATTAAAAGAAAAAATAGAAGAAATTGCCGAAGAATGTGATGTGGAAGTAATCTACGGCGGCCAGCCGCTTTATTACTATATAATTTCAGTGGAATAA
- the asnS gene encoding asparagine--tRNA ligase: MKAIDLRDLFKSPEKYGGSEVVVEGWIRTIRDSKNFGFIELNDGTFMKNVQIVFENNLENFDEVKKYSTGSAIRVKGKLLLTPEAKQPFEVKAEEVTMEAESDLSYPLQKKRHSLEYLRTIAHLRPRTNMFSAVFRVRSVAAYAIHKFFNDRGFVYAHPPIITASDAEGAGEMFRVTALDLDNIEKVDGKTDYSKDFFGKSANLTVSGQLEAEIFALAFKNVYTFGPTFRAENSNTSRHAAEFWMIEPEIAFADINDNMQLAEDMVKYVVSYVMENAKEEIEFFNSFVEKGLTDKLNNVINSEFGRIDYTDAIEILKKNNKNFDYPVDWGTDIQTEHERYLSEKIFGKPVFVINYPKDIKAFYMRMNNDNKTVAAMDLLVPGIGELIGGSQREERLEMLVKRMDEMGVDKEEMWWYLELRKYGGVKHAGYGLGFERLIMYLTGIGNIRDVIPFPRTPKNAEF, translated from the coding sequence ATGAAAGCAATAGATTTAAGAGATTTATTTAAATCTCCGGAAAAATACGGTGGCAGCGAAGTGGTTGTCGAAGGTTGGATAAGAACAATCAGAGATTCAAAAAATTTTGGATTTATAGAACTAAATGACGGAACATTTATGAAAAATGTTCAGATAGTATTTGAAAATAATCTTGAAAATTTTGATGAAGTAAAAAAATATTCCACGGGAAGTGCCATAAGGGTCAAGGGAAAATTACTGCTTACTCCAGAAGCAAAGCAGCCATTTGAAGTAAAAGCAGAAGAGGTGACGATGGAAGCTGAATCAGATCTAAGCTATCCTCTTCAGAAAAAAAGACATTCACTTGAATATCTCAGAACAATAGCTCATTTAAGACCAAGAACAAATATGTTCTCAGCTGTGTTCAGAGTAAGATCAGTTGCAGCATATGCAATACATAAATTTTTTAATGACAGGGGATTTGTTTATGCACATCCACCGATAATAACTGCCAGCGATGCAGAAGGTGCAGGCGAAATGTTCAGAGTTACGGCACTTGACTTGGATAATATAGAAAAGGTTGACGGAAAGACAGATTATTCAAAGGACTTTTTTGGGAAATCTGCAAACCTTACTGTAAGTGGTCAGCTGGAAGCTGAAATCTTTGCACTTGCATTTAAAAATGTATATACATTTGGGCCGACTTTCAGAGCTGAAAATTCAAATACATCAAGACATGCTGCAGAGTTTTGGATGATTGAGCCGGAAATTGCATTTGCCGATATAAATGATAATATGCAGCTGGCTGAAGATATGGTTAAATATGTGGTAAGCTATGTAATGGAAAATGCAAAAGAAGAAATTGAATTCTTCAATTCATTTGTTGAAAAAGGCCTGACAGATAAATTAAACAATGTTATAAATTCAGAATTTGGAAGAATTGACTATACAGATGCCATTGAAATACTTAAGAAAAACAATAAAAATTTTGATTACCCAGTAGATTGGGGTACGGATATTCAAACAGAACATGAGAGATATCTGTCTGAAAAAATATTTGGCAAGCCTGTTTTTGTAATAAATTATCCAAAAGATATCAAGGCATTCTACATGCGTATGAATAATGACAACAAAACTGTTGCCGCTATGGACCTTCTTGTTCCGGGCATAGGTGAGCTTATAGGCGGAAGCCAGAGGGAAGAAAGGCTTGAAATGCTTGTAAAGCGTATGGATGAAATGGGAGTTGACAAAGAAGAAATGTGGTGGTACCTTGAACTAAGAAAGTATGGAGGAGTTAAGCATGCCGGATATGGACTGGGATTTGAGAGACTTATAATGTACCTTACAGGTATAGGAAACATAAGAGACGTCATTCCGTTCCCAAGAACACCGAAAAATGCAGAATTCTAG
- a CDS encoding thiamine diphosphokinase, with translation MSVLIIGNGNDVEKNRLEKFDINFVICADGGLEKAEKLGIVPDIILGDFDSVDAAVLEKYRQMKIETVTFPSEKDYTDMELSIENAVKKGFNHVVMAGVTGTRLDHTLANIQLLERYHNRGVDIEIIDNNNHIKIITGSADIKIKYEKDCYVSLVPVTERIEGLTLRGFKYPLDNVIVERGTAFLVSNEIIKDEGRIILNKGTALVFVSKD, from the coding sequence ATGTCTGTTTTAATCATAGGTAATGGCAATGATGTTGAAAAAAATCGTTTGGAAAAATTCGATATAAATTTTGTAATATGTGCTGACGGAGGACTTGAAAAAGCGGAAAAGTTAGGTATTGTTCCTGATATTATTTTAGGAGATTTCGACTCTGTCGATGCAGCTGTTTTAGAAAAGTACAGGCAGATGAAAATAGAAACAGTTACATTTCCATCTGAAAAAGACTACACCGATATGGAACTTTCTATTGAAAATGCAGTAAAAAAAGGGTTCAATCATGTTGTTATGGCCGGGGTAACGGGAACAAGACTGGATCACACTCTGGCTAACATACAACTTCTTGAAAGATATCACAACCGAGGTGTTGATATAGAAATTATTGATAATAATAATCATATAAAAATTATTACAGGCAGTGCCGACATTAAAATTAAGTATGAAAAGGATTGTTATGTGTCATTAGTTCCTGTAACTGAAAGAATCGAGGGCTTGACACTACGGGGGTTTAAATATCCGCTGGATAATGTCATTGTGGAAAGAGGCACAGCTTTTTTAGTAAGCAACGAGATAATAAAAGACGAGGGCAGGATTATACTGAATAAGGGTACTGCATTAGTCTTTGTTTCAAAAGATTAA
- the recG gene encoding ATP-dependent DNA helicase RecG, whose translation MLEMDVQYLKGVGPGRAAKLNKLNIFTVEDLINYFPVKYEDRRAVRNINELTDNLKCLLRVKLFEGPKKTRIKKRMTVVKAIGKDDTGFITITFFNQSFIAEKLTEGESYYIFGTAKASYGKFEMINPDIELCKNDWKSKKITPIYSLTYGLSNNELTKIMKMALEAYYERIENILSDDLIDEYKLLPRKKAIKNLHFPLNGRAYSESKKTIAFEKLLIMQMGLTAIKSSLKSNSPGNVITRLNLSEKLVDAIPYKLTDAQLRVIEEIKNDMSMVKPMNRLVQGDVGSGKTVVAVYALLAAVSSGYQASMMAPTEILAMQHYQTITEYLSMADIDISVAFLSGSTKAKDKNEIIKRLKDGEINIIIGTHALIEDNIEFKNIGLVVTDEQHRFGVRQRGKLSNKGSNPDILVMTATPIPRTLALMFYGDLDISVIDEMPPGRRKVITEIFNGKQKEKAYGFIREQVDGGRQAYVVAPLVDESEGLELDSAKQIFEELNNTYFSNYRLGLLYGKMSNSEKEDVIGKFYDGKINILVSTTVIEVGVNVPNASVMLVLNAERFGLAQLHQLRGRVGRGRFQSYCLLVNESRTKKASERMNILRSTNNGFVIAEEDLKIRGPGDFFGTQQHGLSRHDIQNIVNDTETVRNVQIVSKKIMADNPRLTGDEYKNLKKAILMLFTDENIVFN comes from the coding sequence ATGCTTGAAATGGATGTTCAGTATTTAAAGGGAGTCGGTCCGGGAAGAGCTGCGAAGCTTAATAAATTGAATATATTTACCGTAGAAGATCTAATAAACTATTTTCCGGTTAAGTATGAAGACAGGAGAGCCGTGAGAAATATTAATGAGCTCACAGATAATTTAAAGTGCCTGCTTAGAGTGAAGCTTTTTGAAGGTCCTAAAAAAACAAGAATTAAAAAAAGAATGACTGTTGTAAAAGCTATAGGTAAAGATGATACAGGATTTATAACCATTACTTTTTTTAATCAGAGTTTTATAGCGGAAAAATTAACTGAGGGTGAAAGTTATTATATTTTTGGCACAGCTAAAGCTTCTTACGGTAAATTTGAAATGATAAATCCTGATATAGAGTTATGCAAAAATGACTGGAAATCTAAAAAAATAACTCCCATTTACAGTCTGACTTACGGATTATCTAATAATGAGCTGACAAAAATTATGAAGATGGCGCTGGAAGCATACTATGAAAGAATAGAAAATATACTTTCAGATGACCTTATTGATGAATATAAGCTGCTTCCCAGAAAAAAAGCAATTAAAAATCTTCATTTTCCTCTAAATGGGAGGGCTTATTCAGAAAGTAAAAAAACAATTGCTTTTGAAAAACTGCTAATAATGCAGATGGGATTAACAGCAATTAAAAGTAGCCTAAAAAGTAATTCTCCAGGTAATGTAATTACTCGCTTAAATCTATCGGAAAAACTTGTGGATGCCATACCATACAAACTGACGGATGCACAGCTCAGAGTTATCGAAGAGATAAAAAATGATATGAGTATGGTTAAACCAATGAATCGTTTGGTTCAGGGCGATGTAGGTTCGGGAAAGACAGTCGTTGCCGTATATGCCTTGCTTGCGGCTGTCAGTTCAGGTTATCAGGCATCAATGATGGCTCCTACGGAGATACTTGCTATGCAGCATTATCAAACTATAACAGAATATCTATCAATGGCTGACATTGATATTAGTGTTGCGTTTCTTTCGGGCTCTACAAAGGCAAAGGATAAAAATGAAATAATTAAGAGATTGAAAGACGGAGAAATAAATATAATTATTGGTACACATGCACTTATTGAAGATAATATAGAATTTAAAAATATAGGCCTTGTAGTTACGGATGAACAGCATCGCTTCGGAGTAAGGCAAAGAGGAAAGCTTTCCAACAAAGGAAGCAATCCTGATATACTTGTAATGACGGCGACGCCTATTCCCAGGACGTTGGCATTGATGTTTTACGGAGATCTTGATATTTCTGTTATTGATGAAATGCCCCCCGGCAGGCGTAAAGTCATTACCGAAATTTTTAATGGAAAACAAAAAGAAAAGGCATATGGTTTTATTAGAGAGCAAGTTGACGGAGGGAGACAGGCATACGTAGTTGCTCCGCTGGTTGACGAATCGGAAGGATTGGAACTGGATTCTGCGAAGCAAATATTTGAAGAACTTAATAACACTTATTTTTCAAATTACAGGCTGGGGCTTTTGTACGGCAAAATGAGCAATTCTGAAAAAGAAGATGTAATAGGGAAATTTTATGACGGTAAAATAAATATACTTGTTTCAACAACGGTAATTGAGGTTGGAGTAAACGTCCCTAATGCTTCGGTAATGCTTGTATTAAATGCAGAAAGATTTGGTCTTGCTCAACTTCATCAGCTTAGAGGAAGAGTGGGAAGAGGTAGGTTTCAGTCATACTGCCTTTTGGTAAATGAAAGCAGAACTAAAAAAGCGTCAGAAAGAATGAATATATTAAGAAGTACAAATAATGGATTTGTAATTGCGGAAGAAGATTTAAAGATTAGAGGACCTGGGGATTTTTTTGGAACTCAGCAGCACGGTCTTTCCAGACATGATATTCAAAATATAGTAAATGATACAGAAACAGTACGAAATGTTCAGATTGTTTCAAAAAAAATAATGGCGGATAATCCGAGACTGACCGGTGACGAATATAAGAATTTAAAAAAGGCAATATTAATGTTATTTACGGATGAAAACATCGTATTTAATTGA
- the pknB gene encoding Stk1 family PASTA domain-containing Ser/Thr kinase — translation MIGKVLGNRYEIIEKIGGGGMSLVYKAKCRVLNRYVAIKILRDELTSDPDFVSKFKQESLSAASLAHPNIVNIYDTGIEGDIYYIVMEYVKGETLKKYINRKGRLSEQETINISRQVAEALKHAHTNNIVHRDIKPHNILITEDGIAKVTDFGIARAATSSTINNTSNVIGSVHYFSPEQARGGYVDEKSDIYSLGIVMYEMITGVVPFDADNHISVAMKQIQEKPVPPSKKIKNLKISAGFEEIIMKCLEKHQSFRFQSVEELIKKLDSMNGFSSSEKKEEELIDSPTIVLPPINDVDVNDEQNTIDIDIIDDNSDNAFKTFFGENTDKEKINEGTNTSKKKLSDEERKKNRNITIIAVLSALLVAVIGGVLAFKAFLYVPEVEVPYLIGRDEEEARKIIEDLGLSFEVKGREFNNEFEEGKVIEQSVDEGIKLKEEYPVEVLISKGQKEIIVPDLIGKYSIEAGIILKEEGLEEGDVSEQNSDSVPAGQIIDQDPAANTSANENDAVDYVVSIGPKIRYVNMPKIEGLQLETAKLVIKQYGLTVGEATEEPSADVEKGLVIRQSVAAGQEVAEGTSIWMTVSSGEPAEETPSEEPSEGDGTEQPSEEPSSGSYPLTIALPKDKDNVSVVVQKVTDGGREIVYSQEVETSQQSIIINVEGSGTEVYEIYIDNELYDRVEIKF, via the coding sequence ATGATAGGTAAAGTATTAGGAAATAGATATGAAATAATAGAAAAAATCGGCGGAGGCGGCATGTCTCTGGTTTACAAGGCAAAATGCAGGGTTTTGAATCGTTACGTAGCAATTAAAATATTGAGAGACGAATTGACATCCGACCCCGATTTTGTTTCGAAATTCAAGCAGGAATCATTATCTGCGGCGAGCCTGGCGCATCCTAACATTGTAAATATATATGATACGGGAATTGAAGGAGATATTTATTACATTGTAATGGAATATGTGAAGGGTGAAACTCTTAAAAAATATATAAACAGAAAAGGAAGACTGAGCGAGCAAGAGACAATTAATATTTCCAGACAGGTTGCAGAAGCTCTAAAGCATGCCCATACCAACAATATAGTGCACCGGGATATTAAGCCGCATAACATACTTATAACCGAAGACGGCATTGCTAAGGTAACTGATTTTGGAATTGCAAGGGCAGCTACAAGCTCAACTATCAACAACACCTCAAATGTAATAGGATCGGTTCATTATTTTTCTCCGGAACAGGCAAGAGGCGGGTACGTTGATGAAAAATCAGACATATATTCATTGGGAATCGTTATGTACGAGATGATAACTGGTGTTGTTCCTTTTGACGCGGATAATCACATTTCTGTTGCCATGAAACAGATTCAAGAAAAACCTGTCCCTCCCTCAAAAAAGATAAAAAATCTAAAGATATCAGCCGGTTTTGAAGAAATTATAATGAAATGTCTTGAAAAGCACCAGAGCTTCAGATTTCAAAGTGTTGAAGAACTGATTAAAAAACTGGATTCCATGAATGGTTTTAGCAGTTCCGAAAAAAAGGAAGAAGAATTAATTGATTCCCCTACCATCGTACTTCCTCCTATTAATGATGTAGATGTAAATGATGAACAGAATACTATTGACATTGATATAATTGATGATAATTCCGATAATGCATTTAAAACATTTTTTGGTGAAAATACTGACAAGGAAAAAATAAATGAGGGTACTAATACTAGCAAGAAGAAATTAAGTGATGAAGAAAGAAAAAAGAACAGAAATATAACAATCATTGCCGTGCTCAGCGCTTTGCTTGTTGCAGTTATCGGCGGTGTACTGGCATTTAAGGCTTTCTTATATGTTCCAGAAGTTGAGGTTCCTTACTTAATTGGCAGAGATGAAGAAGAAGCAAGAAAGATAATTGAAGACCTTGGATTAAGCTTTGAGGTTAAGGGAAGAGAATTCAATAATGAGTTTGAAGAAGGTAAAGTAATAGAGCAAAGTGTTGACGAAGGAATTAAGCTGAAGGAAGAGTACCCTGTTGAGGTGTTAATAAGCAAGGGGCAGAAAGAAATAATAGTTCCTGATTTAATAGGGAAATACTCCATAGAGGCAGGCATAATTCTGAAAGAGGAAGGGCTTGAAGAAGGTGATGTTTCTGAACAAAATTCTGATTCGGTGCCTGCTGGTCAGATAATAGACCAGGATCCTGCAGCTAATACTTCTGCAAATGAAAATGATGCAGTTGACTATGTTGTCAGCATAGGACCAAAAATCAGATATGTTAATATGCCAAAAATAGAAGGGCTGCAACTTGAAACTGCTAAGCTTGTTATCAAACAATACGGATTGACAGTGGGTGAAGCAACTGAGGAGCCCAGCGCTGATGTGGAAAAAGGACTTGTTATTAGGCAGAGTGTTGCTGCCGGACAGGAGGTAGCTGAAGGAACGTCCATCTGGATGACTGTTAGCTCAGGTGAGCCTGCTGAAGAAACCCCTTCTGAAGAGCCAAGCGAGGGAGATGGCACTGAACAACCTAGCGAAGAACCGTCTTCTGGTTCGTATCCACTCACCATTGCTTTGCCGAAGGATAAAGACAATGTATCAGTTGTTGTTCAAAAGGTTACTGACGGAGGAAGAGAAATAGTTTATTCTCAAGAAGTTGAAACTTCCCAACAAAGCATAATTATTAATGTTGAAGGAAGCGGAACGGAAGTGTATGAAATATATATTGATAACGAACTTTATGACAGAGTTGAAATAAAATTTTAA
- the rpe gene encoding ribulose-phosphate 3-epimerase → MNKLSPSILSADFSKLGEDIKLVERGGADYIHIDVMDGHYVPNITIGPDVVKSLRKVTELTFDVHLMIENADDYIEAFYKAGADIITVHQEACRHLHRTIQKIKSLGLKAGVSINPATPVSFIRDIIRDVDMVLIMSVNPGFGGQSLIKNVKYKFEELNQIIKEFNLNIDVEIDGGVTSDNLEEVLSWGANVIVAGSAIYKAEDVVAETKKFKKIMEK, encoded by the coding sequence ATGAACAAATTATCACCTTCTATTCTTTCTGCCGATTTTTCTAAGCTTGGGGAAGATATAAAGCTTGTTGAGAGAGGCGGAGCAGATTATATACATATTGATGTAATGGACGGACATTATGTGCCCAACATTACAATTGGACCTGATGTGGTCAAATCTCTGAGAAAGGTAACAGAGCTTACGTTTGATGTGCATCTTATGATAGAAAATGCTGATGACTATATAGAAGCATTTTATAAAGCCGGCGCAGATATAATTACAGTGCACCAGGAAGCTTGCCGTCATCTTCACAGAACGATACAGAAAATAAAGTCATTGGGGCTTAAGGCCGGTGTTTCGATTAATCCGGCGACACCTGTTTCATTTATCAGGGATATTATAAGAGATGTGGACATGGTTTTGATCATGAGTGTGAATCCCGGATTCGGCGGCCAAAGTTTGATTAAAAATGTAAAATACAAATTTGAAGAATTAAATCAGATAATTAAAGAATTTAATTTGAACATTGATGTTGAAATTGACGGGGGTGTAACGTCTGATAATCTTGAGGAAGTGTTGAGCTGGGGAGCAAATGTAATAGTTGCGGGTTCAGCGATTTACAAGGCTGAGGATGTTGTGGCGGAAACAAAAAAGTTCAAAAAAATTATGGAGAAATAA
- the rsgA gene encoding ribosome small subunit-dependent GTPase A: MIEGIIMRGVGGNYYVDTEDNIVECRARGLFRLKNIKPLVGDRVLIRLTEEDESQGYIEEIKERTNEMIRPPVANADQMIIFFSVTNPEPSFLLLDKLLISAEINNLKPIICFNKSDLTDENIKSQFENIFVNTGYSVIFTSKYDDNSIEKLKTILRNKLTVFSGPSGVGKSSIMNAVQPDFELRTGEISDKLKRGRHTTRHAEIYKLDIGGYVIDTPGFSSFNLNGVGEYDLKEYYPEIKKFDTGCRFADCLHNKEPNCVVKDALNNGLISKTRYSNYIRLLDEIQSIKPY, translated from the coding sequence ATGATTGAAGGAATCATTATGCGGGGCGTGGGAGGAAACTACTACGTAGATACTGAAGATAATATAGTTGAATGCAGGGCAAGGGGCTTATTCAGACTGAAGAATATAAAGCCTCTTGTAGGTGACAGAGTCTTAATCAGGCTTACTGAAGAGGATGAGAGCCAAGGCTATATCGAGGAGATAAAGGAAAGAACAAATGAAATGATAAGGCCTCCTGTTGCAAATGCAGACCAAATGATTATATTTTTTTCTGTTACAAATCCTGAGCCGAGCTTTCTGCTTCTTGATAAGCTTTTAATTTCGGCGGAGATAAATAATTTGAAACCGATAATATGTTTTAATAAATCCGACCTAACTGATGAAAATATTAAAAGTCAGTTTGAAAATATTTTTGTAAACACAGGCTACAGTGTGATTTTCACAAGCAAGTATGATGACAATTCAATTGAAAAACTAAAGACTATTTTGCGTAATAAGCTGACGGTGTTTTCCGGACCGTCAGGTGTTGGCAAATCTTCGATAATGAATGCTGTTCAGCCTGACTTTGAATTGAGAACAGGTGAGATAAGCGATAAGCTAAAAAGAGGGAGACACACCACAAGGCATGCCGAGATTTATAAACTTGACATAGGCGGATACGTTATAGATACTCCCGGATTCAGCTCATTTAACCTGAATGGAGTAGGCGAATATGATTTGAAAGAATATTATCCTGAAATTAAAAAATTTGATACGGGCTGCAGATTTGCAGATTGCCTGCATAACAAGGAGCCAAACTGTGTAGTAAAGGATGCTTTAAATAACGGTTTGATAAGTAAGACAAGATACAGCAATTATATTAGGCTTTTAGATGAAATACAAAGTATAAAGCCATACTAG
- a CDS encoding Asp23/Gls24 family envelope stress response protein, whose translation MSVNVLNENGNIIIDDQVFATLAGLAAMECYGVVGMASRNATQGIFELLKREQLTKGIKVTTVDEKINIDLYIVLQYGVKISVVADNIISRIKYSVETFSGVSVENVNIFVQGVRVQK comes from the coding sequence ATGTCAGTTAACGTGTTAAATGAAAATGGGAATATAATCATAGATGACCAGGTTTTTGCAACTTTAGCCGGACTAGCTGCGATGGAATGCTATGGTGTTGTTGGCATGGCTTCAAGAAACGCAACTCAGGGAATATTTGAGCTGTTAAAGAGAGAACAGCTTACAAAAGGCATAAAGGTTACAACAGTTGACGAAAAAATAAACATAGATTTATATATAGTATTGCAATATGGCGTTAAAATATCTGTTGTTGCAGATAATATTATTTCCAGAATAAAATACAGCGTAGAGACTTTTTCGGGAGTTTCTGTGGAAAATGTTAATATTTTTGTACAAGGTGTCAGAGTACAAAAATAA
- the coaD gene encoding pantetheine-phosphate adenylyltransferase gives MKVLYTGSFDPITMGHIDIINRISNKFDEVVITVFNNIEKKYWFSIEERCEMVRQATLHLDNVTVDFTEGLVVDYCERNNINIIVRGLRAVSDYEYELAISSINKHLNKKLETIFLVASSEYSFLSSSMVKDVAEHGGVFEDLVPEYVGKEIHKKLGRK, from the coding sequence ATGAAAGTTTTATATACCGGAAGTTTTGACCCGATTACAATGGGCCATATTGACATAATTAATAGAATATCAAACAAATTTGATGAAGTTGTTATAACTGTTTTTAATAATATTGAAAAAAAATATTGGTTTTCTATAGAAGAAAGATGCGAAATGGTTAGACAAGCCACTCTTCATTTAGACAATGTTACTGTCGATTTTACTGAGGGGCTTGTAGTTGACTATTGCGAAAGAAACAATATAAACATAATAGTCAGAGGGTTAAGGGCTGTTTCTGATTATGAATATGAATTGGCTATATCGAGTATAAATAAGCATTTAAATAAAAAATTAGAAACAATTTTTCTGGTTGCATCCTCGGAATACTCTTTCTTAAGCTCAAGCATGGTAAAAGATGTAGCTGAGCATGGAGGAGTTTTCGAAGATTTAGTTCCTGAATATGTAGGTAAGGAAATTCATAAAAAACTTGGGAGGAAGTAG
- the rpmB gene encoding 50S ribosomal protein L28, translating into MAKFCEVCGKGTVSGNSITHADRKIKRTWKPNVRRVSVLENGSKTKKYVCTRCLRSNKVQRAI; encoded by the coding sequence ATGGCAAAATTTTGTGAAGTATGTGGAAAAGGAACTGTATCAGGAAACAGCATAACACACGCTGATAGAAAAATAAAAAGAACATGGAAACCTAATGTTAGAAGAGTTTCAGTTTTAGAAAATGGTTCTAAAACAAAAAAATACGTTTGTACAAGATGTTTAAGATCAAACAAAGTGCAGCGTGCTATATAA